A window of the Butyricimonas virosa genome harbors these coding sequences:
- a CDS encoding DUF5119 domain-containing protein: MKKIHTIRRYVPLCAGMLMLFSSCEHKDLCFDHDPHATKSEVRIEAEYEKEWQYTHEGSTDWKNYPTWQESFGMEYNTLRPGMPDGLRVQVYNTDGSDDIINIAPEGDVVYMRPGEHSLLFYNNDTEYIVFDEMQSFASAKATTRSRTRSSYLGNSLMDTKSENTVNQPDMLYGSYMESYVAERSIETDVIPVTMHPLVFTYLVRYEFSHGVEYVSLARGALAGMAQAVWLNSGQTSEEAATVLYDCTVEDFGARALVRSFGIPGFPNEHYGTRAERKYGLNLEVRLKNGKIKSFDFDVTDQVAAQPQGGVIVVKGIEISDKEGTEGGSGFDVDVEDWGDYEDIELPL; encoded by the coding sequence ATGAAAAAGATACACACAATTAGAAGATATGTTCCTTTGTGTGCGGGAATGCTCATGCTGTTTTCATCTTGCGAGCACAAGGACTTATGTTTTGACCATGACCCGCATGCCACGAAATCGGAGGTACGCATAGAAGCTGAATACGAAAAAGAGTGGCAATACACCCACGAGGGGAGTACGGATTGGAAGAACTATCCCACATGGCAGGAATCGTTCGGTATGGAATACAACACATTGCGCCCGGGAATGCCGGATGGGTTGCGTGTGCAAGTGTACAATACGGACGGTTCAGATGACATCATCAATATCGCGCCCGAGGGGGATGTCGTGTACATGAGACCGGGTGAACACTCCCTGCTGTTCTACAACAACGACACGGAATACATCGTGTTCGACGAAATGCAGTCGTTCGCTTCGGCAAAGGCGACTACTCGCTCTCGCACCCGATCTTCTTACCTCGGCAATTCCTTAATGGATACAAAAAGTGAGAATACAGTGAACCAGCCCGATATGCTTTATGGTAGTTACATGGAGTCATACGTGGCAGAACGTTCGATCGAGACCGACGTGATACCTGTCACCATGCATCCATTGGTATTCACCTATCTGGTACGTTACGAGTTCAGCCACGGGGTGGAATACGTGTCGCTGGCACGCGGTGCCTTGGCGGGTATGGCGCAGGCTGTATGGCTGAACAGCGGTCAAACCTCGGAAGAAGCCGCCACCGTGCTGTACGATTGTACGGTGGAAGATTTTGGCGCACGGGCTTTGGTTCGTTCTTTCGGAATCCCCGGTTTCCCTAACGAACATTACGGTACAAGAGCCGAGCGTAAGTATGGGCTGAATCTGGAAGTACGCTTGAAGAACGGAAAAATAAAGTCATTCGATTTCGACGTGACCGACCAGGTAGCGGCACAACCGCAGGGCGGTGTCATTGTGGTGAAGGGTATTGAGATATCCGATAAAGAGGGTACGGAAGGAGGCTCCGGCTTCGATGTGGACGTGGAAGACTGGGGAGATTACGAGGACATAGAACTTCCTCTTTGA
- a CDS encoding fimbrillin family protein, which translates to MKVHKKNPSWMAGGMATMLLCTLLFSCNNEDFLENGNPEKACDNICFGISSDKSIQTRGYADSDNEGYTAGRFVLRSDNSADTLCVRAIVSDGINVSGFEDEQTLTRGVPVTKDNFEKFHVLAYWSKNGTLVDQFYMDEDAANNGSVWSTDQIYYWPGADHSFQFYAWAPTDADKLTTPSTPQSKELSYTVPANAAEQKDIVVATTTEIRGDNNNAVPLTFKHICTAVRFAVGSQMQPGQIKSVALKGVKNAGTYNMANGAWTLGDATADFSQTLDKETTGNEGNGDEITSAEGTFMMLPQILPADAMIKVVFTNASGVDRTLTASIGDTQWTMGTTVTYKLSITPEYELEFVSQPEVQDAHYVIYPITIKSDDKLPAGGWTLTSNDPTNVTFVEKDKFVSNDVQALVDAGYWLDGYNGISTLTSTTTGDVQVYVFLKENVTEADRNITLSLKPVAQGNYEAKEFSFTQYCPAWNNGIGVERIQDKDYPWGFNWDSDMTVTYDFMSQPSWRRLLIGWYLNFFSGYTYIKVEGIIGSARKVTINFSKLGNLNTATSTSDGAQNTWEIYTFNGINEASALMNQLEAWGGVADKILPTNPTEFAARACAMKNKYKVKVESNANGTVYRPVLEQNDIVWYLPAQNEASSMNDNLSGDYWTSTAITNPGTTAYKYTAGGSTNPWDRNKVIHVRAVRKKP; encoded by the coding sequence ATGAAGGTACATAAGAAAAATCCGAGTTGGATGGCGGGCGGCATGGCAACGATGTTGTTATGCACGCTACTTTTCTCGTGCAATAACGAGGACTTTCTCGAAAACGGAAATCCGGAGAAGGCCTGTGACAACATTTGTTTTGGCATATCGTCCGATAAGAGCATACAGACAAGGGGATATGCCGATAGTGATAACGAAGGATATACTGCTGGCCGTTTCGTTTTGCGGTCGGACAACTCGGCAGACACGCTTTGTGTCCGTGCCATTGTTTCAGACGGTATCAACGTGTCCGGCTTCGAGGACGAACAAACCTTGACACGCGGTGTGCCTGTCACAAAAGATAATTTCGAGAAGTTTCATGTACTGGCATACTGGAGTAAAAATGGAACGCTTGTTGACCAGTTCTATATGGACGAGGATGCAGCCAATAACGGTTCCGTTTGGAGTACGGATCAGATATATTATTGGCCGGGAGCAGACCATTCGTTCCAATTCTATGCTTGGGCACCAACGGATGCCGATAAGCTGACCACCCCATCCACTCCGCAAAGCAAAGAACTCAGCTATACAGTTCCAGCAAATGCAGCCGAACAGAAAGACATTGTGGTGGCCACTACCACAGAGATACGAGGTGACAATAACAATGCCGTACCTCTCACCTTCAAACACATCTGCACCGCCGTGCGTTTTGCCGTGGGCAGCCAGATGCAACCCGGACAGATTAAGAGCGTGGCATTGAAAGGTGTCAAAAATGCCGGAACCTACAATATGGCTAACGGTGCATGGACTCTCGGTGATGCGACTGCGGATTTCTCGCAGACTTTGGACAAAGAGACAACTGGAAATGAAGGCAACGGAGACGAAATCACCAGCGCAGAAGGCACATTCATGATGCTGCCGCAGATACTGCCTGCAGATGCGATGATAAAAGTCGTCTTTACCAATGCTTCAGGTGTTGACCGCACGCTTACCGCCTCTATCGGAGACACGCAATGGACTATGGGGACTACCGTGACTTACAAACTCTCCATCACGCCGGAATATGAATTGGAATTTGTTTCCCAACCTGAAGTGCAGGATGCGCACTATGTGATTTATCCGATTACGATTAAGAGTGATGACAAGCTGCCGGCAGGAGGCTGGACGTTAACGTCTAATGATCCCACTAATGTCACTTTCGTGGAGAAAGACAAATTTGTAAGCAATGATGTACAAGCACTTGTGGATGCGGGCTATTGGCTTGATGGTTATAACGGAATAAGCACATTGACAAGTACAACAACAGGAGATGTACAGGTATACGTATTCTTAAAAGAAAACGTAACTGAAGCTGACCGTAATATCACGCTTTCATTGAAACCTGTCGCTCAAGGAAATTACGAGGCCAAAGAATTTTCGTTTACACAATATTGTCCGGCATGGAACAACGGCATAGGCGTGGAACGAATACAGGACAAAGATTATCCGTGGGGATTCAACTGGGATTCAGATATGACAGTAACATATGATTTTATGAGTCAACCCTCATGGAGGCGTTTATTAATAGGTTGGTATTTAAATTTCTTCTCTGGCTATACATATATTAAAGTTGAGGGGATAATTGGTTCTGCAAGAAAAGTAACAATTAATTTTAGCAAACTCGGGAATTTGAATACTGCCACCAGTACGAGTGATGGAGCACAGAATACATGGGAGATTTATACTTTCAATGGCATAAATGAGGCTTCAGCTCTTATGAATCAATTGGAAGCATGGGGCGGAGTCGCTGACAAAATATTACCAACCAATCCGACAGAATTTGCAGCACGTGCTTGCGCAATGAAAAATAAATATAAAGTAAAAGTCGAATCTAACGCAAATGGAACTGTTTACCGTCCGGTGCTTGAACAAAACGACATAGTATGGTATCTTCCCGCCCAAAACGAAGCTTCTAGCATGAACGACAATCTGTCTGGTGATTATTGGACATCTACAGCTATCACAAATCCGGGAACCACAGCTTACAAATATACGGCGGGAGGTTCTACTAACCCATGGGACCGTAACAAGGTAATTCATGTCCGTGCTGTCCGTAAGAAGCCCTAA
- a CDS encoding DUF3575 domain-containing protein encodes MRGLIVSAFMLLGCIQAFGQESRKEVCIGFPVGDSTLDTAYGDNATRLSEVVSFLESVKKDNTLELVGVSFCGSASPEGGFAINKELAEKRRNSLERYVRERISLPDGIISRPEGFIAWERLAELVEVSDMPHKEEAVDVLRNVPEFTYNNKGVLVDSRKKHLMELQYGRTWHYMHKHFFDQIRNASVILVTIRQKPIIEEKPVVKEDPVVPTPADTTSVVEKADTVVAFFPETSKPFYMALKTNMLYDVLAVPNIGLEFYLGKNWSIAGNWMYGWWKKNSNHRYWRIYGGDIAVRKWFGKKANEKPLTGHHVGVYGQAFTYDFEWGGKGYMGGEPGGTLWDKTNYAAGVEYGYSLPVANRLNIDFTLGVGYWGGKYYEYTPLDGHYVWKATKNRHWFGPTKAEISLVWLLGRGNSNNKKGGVK; translated from the coding sequence ATGAGAGGTTTAATAGTATCAGCGTTCATGTTGCTCGGGTGCATCCAGGCGTTCGGGCAAGAGAGCCGGAAGGAGGTCTGTATCGGATTTCCGGTCGGCGACTCGACACTGGACACGGCTTATGGTGACAACGCCACACGCCTGTCCGAAGTGGTGTCGTTTCTGGAAAGTGTGAAAAAAGACAATACACTCGAATTGGTCGGAGTGTCTTTTTGCGGTTCCGCTTCACCCGAGGGCGGATTTGCAATAAACAAGGAATTAGCGGAAAAACGCCGCAATTCTTTGGAGCGTTATGTACGTGAACGCATATCACTTCCGGATGGTATCATATCACGTCCCGAAGGATTTATCGCGTGGGAACGCCTTGCAGAGCTGGTCGAGGTGTCCGATATGCCCCACAAGGAAGAGGCGGTGGACGTGTTGCGCAACGTACCCGAATTTACCTATAATAATAAAGGTGTACTGGTTGACAGCCGCAAGAAACACCTGATGGAGCTGCAATATGGCCGGACTTGGCATTACATGCACAAACATTTCTTTGATCAGATCCGGAATGCCAGTGTTATTCTCGTGACGATCCGCCAAAAGCCTATAATCGAGGAAAAACCGGTTGTCAAGGAAGACCCGGTTGTGCCGACTCCTGCCGACACGACATCCGTTGTAGAGAAAGCGGATACGGTCGTGGCGTTTTTCCCTGAAACTTCAAAACCTTTCTACATGGCCCTCAAGACCAATATGCTCTATGACGTGCTGGCCGTTCCCAATATTGGGTTGGAATTCTATTTGGGCAAGAACTGGTCAATCGCCGGTAACTGGATGTACGGTTGGTGGAAAAAGAACAGCAACCACCGTTACTGGCGCATCTATGGCGGTGACATCGCCGTGCGTAAATGGTTCGGAAAGAAAGCTAATGAAAAGCCACTCACGGGGCATCACGTAGGTGTTTACGGGCAGGCATTCACATACGATTTCGAATGGGGAGGCAAAGGTTACATGGGCGGTGAACCCGGTGGGACACTTTGGGACAAGACGAATTATGCGGCAGGCGTGGAATACGGTTACTCGTTGCCCGTCGCAAACCGTCTGAACATCGACTTCACGCTGGGCGTGGGTTACTGGGGAGGGAAATATTATGAATATACCCCCTTGGACGGTCACTATGTATGGAAGGCAACCAAGAACCGTCACTGGTTCGGTCCGACGAAAGCGGAAATCTCTCTGGTATGGCTTCTCGGAAGGGGCAACAGCAACAATAAGAAAGGAGGCGTAAAATGA
- a CDS encoding ATP-binding protein, translated as MIFKRKIYDELLQWKRTDEGRTAVLIQGARRVGKSTIAKEFAENEYETHILVDFAACSVEIRELFNDVSDLNRIFMRLQLEYSVELKERKSVIIFDEVQLAPKARQAIKYLVKDGRYDYMETGSLISIRKNVRDILIPSEEVKLHMFPMDYEEFRWALGDTATIRLLQGCFHGRTSMGDATNRKLMRDFRLYMLVGGMPQAVAAYLETNNLEKVDSVKRSIITLYEDDFNKIDPTGNASKMFRQIPAQLTNNANRYLAWSATDGTRNSVLAEIISEIKESMVVNMAYHANDPSAGMALHQDPNKYKMFTGDTGLFVTLAFWDRKFTDNTIYHKLLSDKLSTDLGYVYENVVAQMLKAAGHELYYYTFPTESGKHNYEVDFLIADGDKVSPVEVKSSGYKAHTSLDAFCMKFSSRIRNKYLVYTKDLRKDGDVLYLPVYMTMFL; from the coding sequence ATGATATTCAAAAGGAAAATATATGATGAGCTTCTGCAATGGAAGCGGACGGACGAGGGCAGGACAGCCGTGTTGATACAAGGGGCGAGACGTGTCGGGAAATCCACCATCGCCAAAGAATTTGCGGAAAACGAATACGAGACCCATATTCTGGTGGATTTTGCCGCGTGTTCAGTAGAAATCCGGGAACTGTTCAACGATGTTTCCGACCTTAACCGTATTTTCATGCGTCTACAACTGGAATACAGTGTCGAGTTGAAGGAACGGAAGTCTGTCATCATTTTCGATGAAGTCCAGCTTGCACCCAAGGCGAGGCAGGCAATCAAGTATCTTGTAAAGGACGGCAGATATGATTACATGGAAACCGGTTCGCTGATTTCGATCCGTAAGAATGTCAGGGACATCCTGATTCCGAGCGAGGAAGTCAAACTCCACATGTTTCCCATGGATTACGAGGAGTTCAGGTGGGCATTGGGGGACACCGCCACAATCAGGCTGCTCCAAGGATGTTTTCACGGCAGGACGTCCATGGGTGACGCCACGAACCGCAAGCTGATGCGCGATTTTCGGTTGTATATGCTTGTCGGCGGTATGCCGCAGGCTGTGGCCGCTTATCTTGAAACCAACAATCTGGAAAAGGTGGACAGTGTAAAGCGTTCCATCATAACGCTGTATGAGGATGATTTCAACAAAATAGACCCCACAGGCAACGCTTCCAAGATGTTTCGCCAGATTCCGGCCCAACTGACGAACAACGCCAACAGGTATCTGGCATGGAGCGCAACGGATGGTACGCGTAATTCCGTACTGGCAGAAATCATTTCCGAAATCAAGGAGTCGATGGTCGTCAATATGGCTTACCATGCCAACGATCCGAGTGCGGGAATGGCATTGCATCAGGACCCCAACAAATACAAGATGTTCACGGGTGATACCGGACTGTTCGTCACCCTCGCATTCTGGGATAGGAAATTCACAGACAATACAATATATCATAAACTTTTGAGTGACAAGTTGAGCACAGACCTCGGGTATGTTTATGAGAATGTGGTGGCCCAGATGTTGAAAGCCGCCGGACACGAGTTGTACTATTATACCTTCCCTACTGAAAGTGGAAAACATAACTACGAGGTGGATTTCCTGATTGCGGACGGTGACAAGGTGAGCCCTGTCGAAGTCAAATCATCTGGTTATAAGGCGCATACCTCGCTGGACGCCTTTTGCATGAAATTCTCTTCTCGGATAAGGAACAAGTATCTGGTTTACACGAAAGACCTGCGCAAGGACGGGGACGTGCTGTATCTTCCCGTATATATGACCATGTTTCTATGA
- a CDS encoding plasmid mobilization protein, giving the protein MTEEKQNIQHTPFPPEEERRTEYVGAKVTPGQKRHIRRLADECGMTVSNYMLARAFGYRPKARLTARQEAVMETLIGCRSDLLNYTSALRGMAPEKRRQMFGSYPFMLGWLKELGRLAERITGVLDRLRTDNRLPDGTRNDKDEEEEP; this is encoded by the coding sequence ATGACAGAAGAGAAACAGAATATACAACATACACCCTTTCCGCCCGAGGAAGAGAGGCGCACCGAGTATGTCGGCGCCAAGGTCACCCCGGGACAGAAACGGCATATCCGCCGCCTCGCCGACGAGTGCGGCATGACCGTCAGCAACTACATGCTGGCAAGGGCTTTCGGTTACAGGCCGAAGGCGAGGCTGACGGCAAGGCAGGAGGCCGTCATGGAAACCCTTATCGGTTGCCGGAGCGACCTTCTGAACTACACCTCCGCGCTCCGCGGCATGGCCCCGGAGAAGCGCAGGCAGATGTTCGGCAGCTACCCGTTCATGCTCGGGTGGCTCAAGGAACTGGGCAGGCTCGCCGAGCGCATCACGGGCGTGCTCGACAGGCTACGGACGGACAACCGCCTGCCCGACGGGACAAGGAACGATAAAGACGAGGAGGAGGAACCATGA
- a CDS encoding site-specific integrase: MATTRKATRLKEPVKVRTKKLADGSESYYLDIYMDGKRSYEFLKLYLLPEINSMIKEQNRATKAAVEAIKSKRIIELTHSKAGLKKTSVRSKMLLDDWMETYLAEQERKGARGLKLLRTVCRMLPLYRKKVRMQEIDKEWCLDFIDWIQHTYKTRWGKPLSPKSAADYVGYFSTALNAAVRAEVIPENPIMTLAATERIKVPESKREYLTIDEIKVLIDTECPREDVKRAYLFSCYCGLRLSDVYALRWKDIILDGEQYRMSTVMKKTTTPIYLPLSRHAIRWLPERNGEGNELKIFDGLPAEPNINKVLAKWVETAKIAKKITYHTSRHTFATMMLTLGADLYTVSKLLGHANVKTTQIYAKIVDSKKVEAVNLVDSVFD; encoded by the coding sequence ATGGCAACAACAAGGAAGGCAACCAGACTCAAAGAGCCAGTGAAAGTGCGCACCAAGAAGCTCGCCGACGGCTCGGAATCCTATTATCTCGACATCTACATGGACGGCAAGCGCAGTTACGAGTTCCTGAAACTGTACCTGCTGCCTGAAATCAATTCCATGATCAAGGAACAGAACCGGGCCACCAAAGCAGCGGTGGAGGCCATCAAGTCGAAACGCATCATCGAACTGACCCACTCGAAAGCCGGGCTGAAAAAGACATCCGTCCGTTCCAAAATGCTGCTGGACGACTGGATGGAAACCTATCTTGCCGAACAGGAACGTAAGGGCGCAAGAGGGCTGAAACTGTTGCGGACGGTCTGCCGTATGCTTCCCCTTTACAGGAAAAAGGTGAGGATGCAGGAAATCGACAAGGAGTGGTGTCTGGATTTTATCGACTGGATTCAGCATACTTACAAAACTCGGTGGGGTAAGCCGCTTTCTCCCAAAAGTGCAGCGGACTACGTGGGCTATTTCTCCACCGCCCTCAATGCCGCTGTCCGTGCCGAGGTCATCCCGGAAAACCCGATCATGACACTTGCAGCCACGGAACGCATCAAGGTGCCGGAATCCAAGCGTGAATATCTGACCATTGACGAGATAAAGGTTCTGATTGACACCGAGTGTCCCCGTGAGGACGTGAAGCGTGCCTATCTTTTCTCTTGCTACTGCGGCCTGCGGTTGAGCGACGTGTACGCCCTGCGGTGGAAGGACATCATTCTGGACGGGGAACAATACCGGATGTCAACCGTGATGAAGAAGACCACCACACCGATTTACCTGCCTCTTTCCCGCCATGCCATCCGCTGGCTGCCCGAGAGAAACGGAGAAGGCAACGAATTAAAAATATTTGACGGATTGCCTGCCGAGCCCAATATCAACAAGGTATTGGCCAAGTGGGTGGAGACGGCCAAAATAGCCAAGAAAATCACCTATCACACCAGCCGCCACACATTCGCCACGATGATGTTGACGCTTGGTGCAGACCTCTATACGGTATCGAAACTGCTCGGACATGCCAACGTGAAGACCACGCAGATTTACGCGAAAATCGTTGACAGCAAGAAAGTCGAGGCGGTCAATCTGGTGGACAGCGTGTTTGATTAG
- a CDS encoding helix-turn-helix domain-containing protein, which yields MENERNLMTTTEAARYLGLKPSYLYKMMMRRAIPYYKPNGKLCFFAKEDLDAWLKRVRVKSQDEIDSEAARYLAGRERNK from the coding sequence ATGGAAAATGAACGCAACCTGATGACCACCACGGAGGCGGCCCGGTATCTCGGGCTGAAACCCAGCTATCTCTACAAGATGATGATGCGCCGTGCGATCCCTTACTACAAGCCTAACGGCAAACTGTGCTTCTTCGCCAAGGAAGACCTCGACGCGTGGCTGAAACGGGTACGGGTGAAATCGCAGGACGAGATCGACAGCGAGGCCGCACGCTATCTGGCCGGACGTGAGAGGAACAAATGA
- a CDS encoding fimbrillin family protein — translation MKKIFLIGLAATAMLASCSNDETVEMAQNTKAIGFSSFIDKSTRATDTDLTNLATIEVYGWRGDAQIFDKQEVTVEASGAGTYSPIRYWEPNYTYAFEAIAPKSGEKGITFAAAKNGGTITFASNSETDLLYSKADDKTTDQEITTDPGKVGFTFKHLLSRVKFTFKNTFPANAAAKISVKDVKITNAYQNGTITPAEENAVWNATNKTLSVVFASDNVKDLVAGTGSGETEHMYLIPVASPQYTVTFTVVLDQNEATTEYPHTSTITTGMEKSKSYNFIAELNEKNITEDELFPIKFTAEVDPWGAFTNNDITVE, via the coding sequence ATGAAAAAAATCTTTTTGATTGGATTGGCAGCAACAGCTATGTTGGCAAGTTGCAGCAACGACGAGACAGTGGAAATGGCCCAGAACACAAAAGCCATCGGTTTCTCATCATTTATTGACAAGAGCACCCGTGCTACAGACACTGACCTCACTAATCTTGCAACCATTGAAGTGTACGGTTGGAGAGGTGATGCTCAAATTTTCGACAAACAAGAGGTAACTGTTGAAGCTTCGGGTGCTGGAACCTATTCACCGATCCGGTATTGGGAACCTAACTACACCTATGCTTTCGAGGCAATCGCTCCCAAGTCAGGTGAGAAGGGGATAACATTTGCCGCTGCAAAAAATGGTGGTACAATCACTTTTGCCAGCAACTCTGAAACCGACCTGCTTTATTCAAAGGCTGATGATAAAACAACAGATCAAGAAATTACTACTGATCCGGGAAAAGTTGGCTTTACATTCAAACATTTGCTTTCCCGTGTAAAATTCACTTTCAAGAACACATTCCCTGCAAACGCCGCAGCAAAAATCAGCGTAAAGGATGTGAAGATTACCAATGCTTACCAGAACGGAACAATCACTCCGGCTGAAGAGAATGCTGTATGGAATGCTACTAATAAAACTCTGTCAGTTGTATTCGCAAGCGATAATGTTAAGGACCTCGTTGCCGGTACAGGTTCTGGCGAGACCGAGCACATGTATCTTATTCCGGTCGCTTCACCTCAATATACAGTCACATTCACTGTAGTATTGGATCAGAATGAAGCGACAACAGAATATCCGCACACCTCTACTATTACAACCGGAATGGAGAAAAGCAAGAGCTACAATTTCATCGCTGAACTTAATGAGAAAAATATTACAGAAGATGAGCTCTTCCCGATTAAATTTACTGCAGAAGTTGATCCTTGGGGTGCTTTTACTAATAATGACATTACCGTTGAGTAA
- a CDS encoding tyrosine-type recombinase/integrase encodes MTTTVKAKFRPSTVKDRPGTIVYLVTHRRIARQITTSYKVFPREWDEKCSEPIAAGNDRRAAIVQSITRKLRSDMERLSAIIERFENLSRNYSSDDVVEKFRRTGKENTLFVFMEGVIERLRQLNHSGTAKNYSAALGSFKRFRNNEDIQMEAIDHILMEDYQAYLASLGVVPNSISFYMRILRAVYNRAVEQELTIDRNPFRTVFTGVEKTRKRAISISDIKRIRDLDLSLKPNLEFARNLFLFLFLCRGMSFIDAAFLKKSDIQSGILTYRRHKTNQVLHIKIIKPIKELVDRYSSNDSPYLLPIITRPHCDERRQYETALRRVNKSLKTIAGMVKLPIPLTTYVSRHAWATIAKSKNIPVNVISDALGHDSIATTQIYLASIDTSTIDRANELIIKDL; translated from the coding sequence ATGACTACGACAGTAAAAGCAAAATTCCGCCCCTCGACGGTCAAAGACCGTCCGGGCACTATCGTCTATCTGGTAACTCACCGCCGTATTGCCAGACAGATCACTACCAGTTACAAAGTGTTCCCACGCGAATGGGACGAAAAGTGTTCCGAACCGATAGCGGCAGGCAATGACAGGCGTGCAGCTATCGTGCAGTCGATAACCCGGAAGTTACGTTCGGACATGGAACGATTGTCGGCAATCATAGAACGGTTCGAGAACCTAAGCCGTAATTATTCATCGGATGATGTGGTAGAAAAGTTCCGGCGTACCGGAAAAGAGAACACCCTTTTTGTTTTTATGGAGGGTGTCATCGAACGGTTACGGCAGTTGAATCACTCCGGTACCGCCAAGAATTATAGTGCCGCGCTCGGCAGTTTCAAGCGGTTCCGTAATAACGAGGACATCCAGATGGAAGCAATAGACCACATACTCATGGAGGATTATCAGGCATATTTGGCTTCGTTGGGAGTCGTACCCAATTCCATTTCCTTTTATATGCGTATTCTCCGCGCAGTCTATAACCGTGCCGTGGAGCAAGAACTGACCATAGACCGGAATCCTTTCCGCACGGTGTTTACCGGAGTGGAGAAGACTCGCAAACGAGCCATATCAATCAGTGACATCAAACGGATCAGAGACCTTGACCTCTCGCTAAAACCCAATCTTGAATTTGCCCGCAACCTCTTCCTTTTTCTTTTCCTTTGCAGGGGAATGTCATTCATTGACGCGGCGTTCCTGAAGAAGTCGGACATTCAGAGCGGCATACTGACTTACCGGCGGCATAAGACGAACCAAGTGCTTCACATCAAAATCATAAAACCAATCAAAGAACTGGTTGACCGTTATTCAAGCAATGATTCCCCTTACTTGCTTCCTATTATAACCCGTCCCCACTGTGATGAACGCAGGCAGTATGAAACGGCATTGCGGCGCGTAAACAAATCCCTCAAAACCATAGCCGGCATGGTTAAACTGCCGATACCGCTCACGACGTATGTCAGCCGCCATGCTTGGGCGACCATTGCCAAATCGAAGAATATACCTGTCAATGTCATTTCGGATGCGCTCGGGCATGATTCCATAGCCACCACGCAGATATATCTGGCTTCGATTGACACGTCCACTATCGACCGGGCAAACGAACTGATTATTAAGGATCTGTAA
- a CDS encoding DUF5045 domain-containing protein produces MKLILTTMVLMSIAFGAQAQYVTYNHDASKMNQITVEETGTGTLKPEVYYWLLHNKYKKTASVKNKLTFRTSAGIASYQQVDIAETIDSALTSRAKIEAMNMTDRQIDLAWLAEGEKIESQMVKFQKNIDRILIAGGTPKERERWSEYYRIYQCAIKATKDAYMPNAQRKKVYLQIYADITNQNKTLVKYLVQLNNVNNTKELLSSTDLHSIDKKSIVRNAMDRWNESKYVVQSSQNGNGEYDGEESVNRQ; encoded by the coding sequence ATGAAATTAATTCTGACAACAATGGTATTGATGAGTATTGCATTCGGGGCGCAAGCTCAGTATGTAACCTATAATCACGATGCTTCAAAAATGAACCAGATTACAGTTGAAGAAACGGGTACCGGTACTCTGAAGCCTGAGGTTTATTACTGGCTTCTTCACAATAAATACAAAAAGACAGCTTCTGTTAAGAATAAGCTGACATTTAGAACCTCTGCCGGGATAGCTTCTTACCAGCAGGTTGATATAGCTGAAACTATTGACTCAGCACTTACCAGCAGAGCCAAAATTGAAGCTATGAACATGACAGACCGTCAAATTGATCTTGCATGGCTTGCAGAAGGAGAAAAAATAGAGTCACAAATGGTCAAGTTCCAAAAGAACATTGACAGGATATTGATAGCTGGAGGAACGCCAAAGGAAAGAGAACGATGGAGTGAATATTATCGGATATACCAATGTGCAATAAAGGCTACCAAGGATGCTTATATGCCAAATGCACAAAGAAAGAAAGTATATCTGCAAATCTACGCAGACATAACAAATCAGAATAAGACTCTGGTTAAATACCTTGTCCAGCTGAACAATGTCAATAATACCAAAGAGCTGTTGTCATCAACTGATTTACATTCCATTGATAAGAAGAGTATTGTGCGTAATGCCATGGACCGTTGGAATGAATCAAAATATGTTGTGCAAAGTTCACAAAACGGTAATGGAGAATATGATGGAGAAGAAAGTGTAAACAGACAATAA